A genomic segment from Comamonas terrigena NBRC 13299 encodes:
- a CDS encoding DUF1365 domain-containing protein, producing the protein MNALPLIGFGHVWHRRLRPVEHAFRYPGYFLLLPLRSLRTQPDPVLRRNRLGWLSFHDRDHGEGGPDALAWFEQLLHSEGIDDADGEIWLHTFPRVLGYVFKPVSFWYAHRADGSLATVLAEVNNTFGERHAYLLAGPDLAWGREQVAHKQFHVSPFCEVRGEYRFRFERSGNRTLARVDLHDEDGPLLQTSVGGVLHPLDAPTVRRAFFGTPLMTLGVIFRIHWQALRLWAKRVPFHGKPSEPKRFVTR; encoded by the coding sequence ATGAACGCCCTGCCCCTTATCGGCTTTGGCCATGTCTGGCACCGCCGCCTGCGGCCGGTGGAGCATGCTTTTCGCTATCCGGGCTACTTCCTGCTGCTGCCGCTGCGCAGCCTGCGCACGCAGCCGGACCCCGTGCTGCGCCGCAACCGGCTCGGCTGGCTGAGCTTTCATGACCGCGACCACGGCGAGGGCGGGCCCGATGCGCTGGCCTGGTTCGAGCAGTTGTTGCACAGCGAAGGCATTGACGACGCCGATGGCGAAATCTGGCTGCACACCTTTCCGCGCGTGCTGGGCTATGTGTTCAAGCCCGTGAGCTTCTGGTACGCCCACCGCGCCGATGGCTCGCTCGCCACCGTGCTGGCCGAGGTCAACAACACCTTTGGCGAGCGCCATGCCTATCTGCTGGCCGGACCGGACCTGGCCTGGGGCCGTGAACAGGTGGCGCACAAGCAATTCCATGTCTCGCCGTTCTGCGAGGTGCGGGGCGAGTACCGCTTCCGCTTCGAGCGCAGCGGCAACCGCACCCTGGCGCGTGTGGACCTGCATGACGAGGACGGCCCACTGCTGCAGACCAGCGTGGGCGGCGTGCTGCATCCGCTGGATGCGCCCACCGTGCGCCGGGCCTTCTTCGGCACACCGCTGATGACCCTGGGCGTCATTTTCCGCATCCACTGGCAGGCGCTGCGCCTTTGGGCCAAGCGTGTGCCTTTCCATGGCAAACCTTCCGAGCCCAAGCGCTTTGTCACACGATGA
- a CDS encoding NAD(P)/FAD-dependent oxidoreductase, which yields MHRIAVIGSGIAGLAAARRLASAPGGHGVTLLEAGSHFGGHANTVDMTLEGVSQGVDTGFLVFNHRTYPLLKRLFEELQVPTAAAEMSFSVQVPQADGRAGLEWSGSSLRGVFAQRRNLLRPRFLKMLAEILRFNRLATRIAQEGNEARLHSSIEVFLDGHGFGPAFRQDYLLPMMGCIWSCPTDQMLRFPVATLIRFCHNHGLIQVTDRPQWYTVRGGSRHYVRRIVAALQQDGRHEARLNTPVLGLRRMAHGVLLQTAHGTEQFDAVVLACHSDQSLRLLGTDATPQEHSVLGAIRYQPNQAVLHTDTSVLPHCEAAWAAWNYERAADAGRDQAGVCLHYLLNRLQPLPWQQPVMVSLNPVRPIDDSRVHARIAYSHPVFDLAAIEAQAQVGALQGQRRTWFCGAWCGYGFHEDGLRSGLDAADSLLHTLQTLPSSPAIEGAA from the coding sequence ATGCATCGCATTGCAGTCATCGGGTCTGGGATTGCGGGGCTGGCCGCAGCGCGGCGGCTGGCCAGCGCGCCGGGCGGGCATGGCGTAACCCTGCTGGAAGCGGGCAGCCATTTCGGCGGCCACGCCAACACCGTCGACATGACGCTGGAAGGCGTGAGCCAGGGCGTGGACACAGGCTTTCTGGTGTTCAACCACCGCACCTATCCGCTGCTGAAGCGTCTGTTCGAAGAACTGCAGGTGCCTACGGCGGCGGCCGAGATGTCGTTTTCTGTACAGGTGCCACAGGCCGATGGCCGCGCGGGCCTGGAGTGGAGCGGCAGCTCGCTGCGCGGCGTGTTCGCCCAGCGCCGCAATCTGCTGCGGCCGCGCTTTCTGAAGATGCTGGCGGAGATCCTGCGCTTCAACCGCCTGGCCACGCGCATCGCCCAGGAAGGCAACGAAGCACGGCTGCACAGCTCCATCGAGGTTTTTCTGGACGGCCACGGCTTTGGACCGGCCTTTCGCCAGGACTATCTGCTGCCCATGATGGGCTGCATCTGGTCCTGCCCCACAGACCAGATGCTGCGCTTTCCCGTGGCCACACTGATCCGCTTTTGCCACAACCACGGCCTGATCCAGGTCACAGACCGTCCGCAGTGGTACACGGTGCGTGGTGGCTCGCGCCACTATGTACGGCGCATCGTGGCCGCGCTGCAGCAGGATGGCCGCCACGAGGCACGCCTGAACACCCCGGTGCTGGGCCTGCGCCGCATGGCGCATGGCGTGCTGCTGCAAACGGCGCACGGCACGGAGCAGTTCGACGCCGTGGTGCTGGCCTGCCACAGCGACCAATCCCTGCGCCTGCTGGGCACCGATGCCACGCCGCAAGAGCACAGCGTGCTGGGCGCTATCCGCTACCAGCCCAACCAGGCCGTGCTGCACACCGATACCAGCGTGCTGCCGCACTGCGAAGCGGCCTGGGCTGCATGGAACTATGAACGCGCAGCCGATGCGGGGCGCGACCAGGCCGGCGTCTGCCTGCACTACCTGCTCAATCGCCTGCAGCCCTTGCCGTGGCAGCAGCCGGTGATGGTCTCGCTGAATCCGGTGCGCCCCATTGATGACAGCCGGGTCCATGCGCGCATCGCATACAGCCACCCGGTGTTTGACCTGGCCGCCATCGAGGCCCAGGCCCAGGTGGGTGCCCTGCAAGGCCAGCGCCGGACCTGGTTCTGCGGCGCGTGGTGTGGCTACGGCTTCCATGAAGATGGCCTGCGCTCGGGCCTGGACGCCGCCGACAGCCTGCTGCACACCTTGCAGACCTTGCCGTCCAGCCCCGCCATCGAGGGGGCCGCATGA
- a CDS encoding TetR/AcrR family transcriptional regulator — MTSRSSIKQQIQRVREQAIVAAVNRLLATKGYDAMTVDEVAAEAGMAKASLYKLFTSKEELAGAAMVGVLDRALAFVDGLRDEAAQAAEAGIPIRPLNQLKAVTRWAMQTQLEGEMPSLPAQNSNLSASLQSNDAYMDRLIALSNRLSIWITEAQTSGQLQAALPAELVLYTLFARACDPVVALLKESGQYTHTQIIDWVTSTTFDGLADVKSMAH; from the coding sequence ATGACTAGCCGTTCCTCCATCAAACAGCAGATACAGCGCGTGCGTGAGCAAGCCATCGTGGCGGCCGTCAATCGGCTGCTGGCCACCAAGGGCTATGACGCGATGACGGTGGACGAGGTCGCTGCCGAAGCCGGCATGGCCAAGGCCAGCCTGTACAAGCTGTTCACTTCCAAGGAAGAACTGGCGGGCGCCGCCATGGTCGGTGTGCTGGACCGTGCCCTGGCTTTTGTGGACGGCCTGCGCGACGAAGCGGCCCAGGCGGCGGAAGCCGGCATACCCATCCGCCCGCTGAACCAGCTCAAGGCCGTGACGCGGTGGGCCATGCAGACCCAGCTGGAGGGAGAAATGCCTTCTCTGCCGGCGCAAAACTCCAACCTCAGCGCCTCGCTGCAATCCAACGACGCCTACATGGACCGGTTGATTGCGCTGAGCAACCGCCTCAGCATCTGGATCACCGAGGCCCAGACCAGCGGCCAGTTGCAGGCCGCGCTGCCTGCTGAGCTCGTGCTGTACACGCTGTTCGCGCGGGCCTGCGATCCCGTGGTGGCCCTGCTCAAGGAATCGGGCCAGTACACGCACACGCAAATCATCGACTGGGTGACGAGCACCACGTTCGACGGGCTGGCAGACGTCAAGTCAATGGCCCATTAA
- a CDS encoding glutathione S-transferase family protein: MLTVHHLDTSRSQRILWLLEELGVPYELRLYKRDPRTRLAPPELKRVHPLGKSPVITDGDTVVAESGAIIEYLVECYGNQAPAELAHLEPLRGTAEHRQCRFWMHYAEGSLMNWLLMKLVFDTIPRQPMPFFVRPIARALCGKVQQNLVAPNVQTALGFMNDHLASHRWFAGEHLTMADFQMSFAVEAALVRGGNEAMWPHLTAYRQRMQARPAYQRALSKGGPVVMSS, encoded by the coding sequence ATGCTGACCGTTCACCACCTTGATACCTCGCGCTCGCAGCGCATTCTCTGGCTGCTGGAAGAGCTGGGTGTGCCTTACGAATTGCGCCTTTACAAGCGGGACCCGCGTACCCGTCTGGCCCCGCCCGAGCTCAAGCGTGTGCACCCACTGGGCAAATCGCCCGTGATTACCGATGGAGACACCGTGGTCGCCGAATCCGGGGCAATCATCGAATATCTGGTGGAGTGCTATGGCAACCAGGCGCCTGCGGAGCTTGCGCATCTGGAGCCACTGCGGGGCACTGCCGAGCACCGCCAGTGCCGTTTCTGGATGCACTACGCCGAGGGCTCGCTGATGAACTGGTTGCTGATGAAGCTGGTTTTCGACACCATCCCGCGCCAGCCCATGCCATTTTTCGTGCGCCCGATCGCACGCGCCCTTTGCGGCAAGGTGCAGCAAAACCTCGTGGCCCCCAATGTTCAGACCGCCTTGGGCTTTATGAACGACCATTTGGCCAGCCACCGCTGGTTTGCGGGCGAGCATTTGACGATGGCCGACTTCCAGATGAGCTTTGCCGTCGAAGCTGCTTTGGTGCGCGGAGGAAACGAGGCCATGTGGCCCCACCTGACCGCCTATCGCCAACGCATGCAGGCGCGCCCCGCTTACCAACGGGCCTTGAGCAAGGGCGGGCCGGTGGTAATGTCCTCCTGA
- a CDS encoding nuclear transport factor 2 family protein produces the protein MSANSPDSLANMDAAVQRLVQLYETLTQADIRLLGTCYAPDAHFKDPFNDVSGVPAITRIFEHMFASLQDPRFVVTQRLVQGQQAFLAWEFHFRLRSWRPDTAQCINGATWLTFDAQGRVSMHRDYWDTAEELYAKLPLLGPLMRWLRKAGSASGKTIDADRSPP, from the coding sequence ATGTCTGCCAATTCGCCCGATTCCTTAGCCAATATGGATGCCGCAGTGCAGCGGCTGGTGCAGCTGTATGAAACGCTGACCCAGGCCGATATCCGGCTGCTGGGTACGTGCTATGCACCGGATGCGCACTTCAAGGACCCCTTCAACGATGTATCCGGGGTGCCGGCCATTACCCGCATCTTCGAGCACATGTTCGCGTCGTTGCAGGATCCGCGTTTCGTGGTCACCCAAAGGCTGGTGCAAGGCCAGCAGGCTTTTCTGGCATGGGAGTTTCATTTTCGGCTGCGAAGCTGGCGACCCGATACCGCGCAATGCATCAACGGCGCCACATGGCTGACCTTTGATGCCCAAGGCCGCGTTAGCATGCACCGCGACTACTGGGATACGGCTGAAGAGCTGTATGCAAAATTACCTCTGCTTGGACCCCTGATGCGTTGGCTGCGCAAAGCGGGCTCCGCTTCTGGGAAGACCATCGATGCTGACCGTTCACCACCTTGA
- a CDS encoding DUF805 domain-containing protein has product MDWFLKALKKYSTFSGRAQRAEYWYFVLFYLLIILCASVVDGVTGLYQADIGAGLFGSLAFWGLLIPSISVGVRRLHDTGRSGWWMLLWVVPLVGTIAWLVFTLQDSTPGANEYGPNPKETPI; this is encoded by the coding sequence ATGGATTGGTTTTTGAAGGCGCTGAAGAAATATTCCACTTTCTCAGGCCGTGCACAACGTGCTGAGTACTGGTATTTCGTACTCTTTTACCTTCTTATTATCTTGTGCGCATCCGTTGTCGATGGAGTGACGGGTCTGTACCAAGCGGATATTGGAGCGGGGCTGTTCGGGTCTTTGGCATTTTGGGGATTGCTGATCCCGTCCATTTCCGTTGGCGTGCGCCGGCTCCATGACACAGGGCGCAGTGGCTGGTGGATGCTCTTATGGGTGGTACCGCTCGTCGGGACCATCGCCTGGCTTGTTTTCACGCTGCAAGACAGCACCCCTGGCGCCAATGAATATGGCCCGAACCCCAAAGAAACTCCCATCTAA
- a CDS encoding nuclear transport factor 2 family protein — protein sequence MTTNLDIIRATYEGTSEENGKHLLAVLAPDATWTEAAGFPYAGTYVGAEQIVAGVLQRLGTEWEGYSAKAHTYLADGDRVAAFGVYSGTYRKTGKAMTATFAHLYHLQNGKIIRMEQYVDSHLVQQAMQP from the coding sequence ATGACCACCAACCTGGACATCATCCGCGCGACCTACGAAGGCACGTCGGAAGAAAACGGCAAGCACCTGCTGGCCGTGCTGGCCCCCGATGCCACATGGACCGAGGCCGCGGGCTTTCCTTATGCCGGCACCTATGTGGGGGCCGAGCAGATTGTGGCGGGCGTGTTGCAGCGCCTGGGCACCGAGTGGGAGGGCTACAGCGCCAAGGCCCACACCTATCTGGCGGACGGAGACCGGGTGGCAGCCTTCGGTGTCTATTCGGGCACCTACCGCAAGACGGGCAAGGCCATGACCGCGACCTTCGCCCACCTGTACCACCTGCAGAACGGGAAAATCATCCGCATGGAGCAGTATGTGGACAGCCACCTGGTGCAACAAGCCATGCAGCCCTGA
- a CDS encoding DsbA family protein yields MDKTLHYIFDPLCGWCYGASAALAAVADRAGVHLNLLPSGLFAEEGARKMDDDFAAYAWSNDQRIERLTGQRFTERYRAEVLGNRQQRFDSALATLALSAVALTAPDKELDALKAMQQARYVDGKDITRTDTLVSILETLGLAQAALRLQTPEAELLDTNRARMDQAQRLLQAFGARGVPTFILETEGQRKLLHAGSAFADPQAFAQELQTA; encoded by the coding sequence ATGGACAAGACCTTGCACTACATCTTCGATCCGCTGTGTGGCTGGTGCTACGGCGCCAGTGCCGCATTGGCAGCGGTTGCCGACAGGGCAGGAGTGCACCTGAACCTGCTGCCCAGCGGCCTGTTTGCAGAGGAAGGAGCCCGAAAGATGGACGACGATTTTGCGGCCTATGCCTGGAGCAACGACCAGCGCATCGAACGCCTGACCGGCCAGCGCTTTACCGAGCGCTACCGCGCAGAGGTGCTGGGCAACCGCCAGCAGCGCTTCGACAGCGCCCTTGCCACCCTGGCCTTGTCCGCCGTAGCACTGACCGCCCCGGACAAAGAGCTGGACGCACTCAAGGCCATGCAGCAGGCCCGCTACGTGGACGGCAAGGACATCACGCGGACCGACACGCTGGTGTCGATACTGGAGACCCTGGGGCTGGCACAGGCGGCACTGCGACTGCAGACCCCGGAGGCCGAGTTGCTGGACACCAACCGGGCACGGATGGATCAAGCCCAGCGCCTCTTGCAGGCATTCGGTGCCCGCGGTGTACCCACCTTCATTCTGGAAACCGAAGGTCAACGCAAGTTGTTGCATGCGGGCTCCGCGTTCGCCGACCCGCAAGCGTTTGCCCAAGAGCTGCAGACAGCTTAG